One part of the Chryseobacterium mulctrae genome encodes these proteins:
- the rpsA gene encoding 30S ribosomal protein S1 — translation MSKETNSAEVLLNQNVAPEQFDWDSFESGLDADARKEKSDLEEIYNGSLSSLNDNDVITGKVVRLTDKEAIVDIDFKSEGVISLNEFRYNPGLSVGDVVEVMVDRREDKTGQLQLSHRKARTLKAWDRVNELHETGEIVNGFVKSRTKGGMIVDVHGIEAFLPGSQIDVKPIKDYDQFVGKTMEFKVVKINPEFKNVVVSHKALIEADIEGQKKEIIAQLEKGQVLEGTVKNITSYGVFIDLGGVDGLIHITDLSWSRVNHPSEILEDGQTVKVVILDFDDEKTRIQLGMKQLEAHPWDALSADMKVGDKVKGKVVVLADYGAFVEIAPGVEGLIHVSEMSWSTHLRSAGDFVKVGDEVEAEVLTLDREDRKISLGMKQLSKDPWENIEAKYPVGSQHVGTVRNFTNFGVFVELEEGIDGLIYISDLSWTKKIKHPSEFCAVGDKLDVVVLELDIQARRLSLGHKQLQENPWDKFETKYAEGTVHAGKAVEVHDKGASVQFEDAEVEAFCPSRLLEKEDGSKIKKGEDAQFKVIEFNKEFKRVVVSHTGIFRDEEKKNVKESSSRNVSSSSNNEERSTLGDIDALAELKKKMEGGK, via the coding sequence ATGTCAAAAGAGACAAATTCAGCAGAGGTTTTATTAAACCAAAACGTAGCACCAGAACAATTTGATTGGGATTCTTTCGAATCAGGTCTTGATGCAGATGCGAGAAAAGAAAAAAGTGATCTTGAAGAAATCTACAACGGATCTCTTAGCAGCTTAAACGATAACGACGTTATCACTGGTAAAGTTGTAAGATTAACTGACAAAGAAGCTATCGTAGACATCGACTTCAAATCTGAAGGTGTTATTTCTCTTAACGAATTCCGTTACAACCCAGGTTTAAGCGTTGGTGATGTAGTAGAAGTAATGGTTGACAGAAGAGAAGACAAAACAGGTCAGTTACAGTTATCTCACAGAAAAGCTAGAACGCTTAAAGCTTGGGATAGAGTAAATGAGCTTCACGAAACTGGAGAAATCGTTAACGGTTTTGTTAAGTCTAGAACTAAAGGAGGTATGATTGTTGACGTACACGGAATCGAAGCATTCTTACCTGGTTCTCAAATTGATGTTAAGCCAATCAAAGATTACGATCAGTTCGTAGGTAAAACTATGGAGTTCAAAGTTGTGAAAATCAACCCTGAGTTCAAAAACGTAGTTGTATCTCACAAAGCATTGATCGAAGCAGATATCGAAGGTCAGAAAAAAGAAATCATCGCTCAGCTTGAAAAAGGTCAGGTTCTTGAAGGTACTGTTAAGAATATTACTTCTTACGGTGTATTCATCGACTTAGGAGGTGTTGATGGATTGATCCACATTACAGACCTTTCTTGGTCTAGAGTGAACCACCCATCTGAAATCCTTGAGGACGGACAGACTGTAAAAGTTGTTATCCTTGATTTTGATGATGAGAAAACAAGAATCCAATTAGGTATGAAGCAATTAGAAGCTCATCCTTGGGATGCTCTTTCTGCTGACATGAAAGTTGGTGATAAAGTAAAAGGAAAAGTGGTAGTTCTTGCTGACTATGGTGCATTCGTTGAGATCGCTCCAGGTGTAGAAGGATTAATCCACGTTTCTGAAATGTCTTGGTCTACTCACTTGAGAAGCGCAGGAGATTTCGTAAAAGTAGGTGACGAAGTGGAAGCTGAAGTACTTACTCTTGATAGAGAAGACAGAAAAATCTCTTTAGGTATGAAACAATTATCTAAAGATCCATGGGAAAATATCGAAGCTAAGTATCCAGTAGGTTCTCAACACGTTGGAACTGTAAGAAACTTTACAAACTTCGGTGTATTCGTAGAATTGGAAGAAGGTATTGATGGATTAATCTATATCTCTGATCTTTCTTGGACTAAGAAAATCAAGCACCCATCTGAGTTCTGTGCAGTTGGTGATAAATTAGATGTTGTAGTTCTAGAATTAGACATCCAGGCTAGAAGATTATCTCTAGGTCACAAACAACTTCAAGAAAACCCTTGGGATAAATTTGAAACTAAATATGCTGAAGGAACTGTACATGCTGGTAAAGCTGTAGAAGTACACGATAAAGGTGCTTCTGTACAATTCGAAGATGCTGAAGTTGAAGCTTTCTGCCCATCAAGATTATTAGAGAAGGAAGACGGATCTAAAATCAAGAAAGGTGAAGATGCTCAGTTTAAAGTAATCGAATTCAACAAAGAATTCAAGAGAGTAGTAGTTTCTCACACAGGTATCTTCAGAGACGAAGAGAAAAAGAATGTGAAAGAATCTTCTTCTAGAAATGTTTCTTCTTCTTCAAACAACGAAGAAAGATCAACTCTTGGAGACATCGATGCTTTAGCAGAATTGAAAAAGAAAATGGAAGGAGGCAAATAA
- a CDS encoding alpha/beta fold hydrolase, protein MKYFKNAAVIMLFSLASVSVFSQIKPLDAMLSNYQYPFEVHFKDLNSQKQNLKMAYMDVKPKKSNGKTIMLLHGKNFNGAYWEKTAKNLSDKGFRVIIPDQIGFGKSSKPQSYQFSFAQLASNTKAILDDLKIEKIIVLGHSMGGMVATRFTLMYPETVEKLILENPIGLEDYKALAKYQTIDEAYQSELKNTAETYKNYQLKFYYDNKWKAEYQPWLDLIAGWTLHKDYPQVAWNAALTSDIIFNQPVVYEFKNIKTPTLLIIGTRDRTAIGKDRAPKEIQPTMGQYQELGKKTQQQIAGSKLIELENVGHLPHIEVYDKFWNALYDFIK, encoded by the coding sequence ATGAAATATTTTAAAAATGCAGCAGTTATTATGTTGTTTTCATTAGCATCTGTTTCTGTGTTTTCTCAAATAAAACCTTTAGATGCGATGCTTTCCAACTATCAATATCCTTTTGAAGTTCATTTTAAAGATTTAAATTCTCAAAAACAGAATCTAAAAATGGCATATATGGATGTAAAACCAAAAAAGTCAAACGGGAAAACCATTATGTTGCTTCATGGGAAAAATTTTAACGGAGCGTATTGGGAAAAAACGGCAAAAAATCTTTCAGATAAAGGCTTCAGAGTGATCATTCCAGATCAGATTGGTTTTGGTAAATCTTCGAAACCTCAAAGCTACCAGTTTTCTTTTGCTCAATTAGCAAGCAATACCAAAGCTATTTTAGATGATTTAAAAATCGAAAAAATTATTGTTCTCGGACATTCGATGGGTGGAATGGTTGCGACAAGATTTACTTTAATGTATCCTGAAACTGTTGAAAAATTAATCCTTGAAAACCCAATCGGATTAGAAGATTATAAAGCTTTGGCAAAATATCAAACCATTGATGAAGCGTATCAGTCTGAATTGAAAAACACAGCAGAAACGTACAAAAATTATCAGCTTAAATTCTATTATGACAATAAATGGAAAGCAGAATATCAACCTTGGCTAGATCTCATTGCTGGTTGGACGCTGCATAAAGACTATCCTCAAGTTGCCTGGAATGCAGCATTGACGAGCGATATTATTTTTAATCAACCTGTTGTTTATGAGTTTAAAAATATAAAAACTCCGACCTTATTGATTATCGGAACAAGAGACAGAACAGCGATTGGAAAAGATCGTGCGCCCAAAGAAATTCAGCCAACGATGGGACAGTATCAGGAATTGGGAAAGAAAACGCAACAACAAATCGCCGGATCTAAATTAATAGAACTTGAAAACGTAGGACATCTTCCGCACATCGAAGTTTATGATAAATTCTGGAACGCTTTGTATGATTTTATAAAGTAG
- a CDS encoding EamA family transporter translates to MKKKNILKGVLFVGFGASIYGMLATFVKMSYKDGFTTSEVTTAQFALGITGLLILNFIQTITSKKKLSSPSRKEFRMLVLAGTSLGCTSLFYYIAVQYIAVSIAIVLLMQSVWFSVVVESFITKKFPNAKKVVATLIVLLGTVLATNLINLEVKLDWHGVFWGLLAAASFTMTMFTSNTLATHLPVLRKSIIMLTGGSVIVLVFLFFAQIGPLYSESLRSFYLNFTENTEHIRPFDYSIFWTYGFILALFGTIIPPILFNLGFPNTGLGLGSIISSLELPVSVTMAFVLLGEKVILIQWVGIILILMAIVLMNLPSKKEKILTEQLS, encoded by the coding sequence ATGAAGAAGAAAAATATTTTAAAAGGAGTATTATTTGTCGGTTTTGGAGCGAGTATTTACGGAATGCTTGCTACATTCGTAAAAATGTCTTACAAAGATGGTTTTACAACTTCTGAGGTAACGACTGCTCAGTTTGCTTTAGGGATCACAGGTCTTTTGATCCTGAATTTTATTCAGACGATTACGTCAAAAAAGAAATTGTCATCACCAAGTCGTAAAGAATTCAGGATGTTGGTTTTAGCAGGTACTTCTTTAGGCTGCACCAGCTTATTTTATTATATAGCGGTACAATATATTGCTGTTTCTATTGCGATTGTATTATTGATGCAGTCAGTTTGGTTTAGTGTGGTGGTAGAAAGTTTTATTACCAAAAAGTTTCCCAATGCTAAAAAAGTGGTTGCAACACTAATTGTTTTGTTGGGAACTGTTTTAGCAACAAATCTAATTAATTTAGAAGTTAAACTTGATTGGCATGGTGTTTTTTGGGGATTATTAGCAGCAGCGTCTTTTACAATGACAATGTTTACTTCCAATACTTTGGCGACACATTTACCGGTACTCAGAAAAAGTATCATCATGTTGACAGGTGGTTCTGTAATTGTTTTGGTATTCCTGTTTTTTGCACAAATTGGACCGTTATATTCTGAAAGTTTAAGATCTTTTTATTTAAATTTTACTGAAAATACAGAACACATAAGACCATTTGATTATTCAATTTTCTGGACTTACGGATTTATTTTAGCACTATTCGGAACTATTATTCCACCAATTTTATTCAATTTAGGTTTCCCGAATACAGGTTTAGGATTGGGAAGTATTATTTCTTCATTGGAACTTCCGGTTTCTGTAACGATGGCATTTGTTCTTTTGGGTGAAAAAGTTATTCTTATCCAGTGGGTCGGAATTATTTTAATTCTAATGGCCATTGTTTTGATGAATTTACCTTCAAAAAAAGAGAAAATTCTTACCGAGCAGTTATCTTAA
- a CDS encoding T9SS-dependent M36 family metallopeptidase, translating into MNCIFINKLKAGNVKILFAFFILFPYFIFSQQQKRLISNYILTKQSKDFKKADLRDFEIDNIDSSESLKGEIVKIQQKFKGYPVYNAVGTAIIKGDKIVYFSDSFVKNYIVSTSETAMLNKEKALENIAEALGKAEIKNFQILENSLSESNQKNFTKQRLMFVDVNDNLRLAYEFSFQEPNSTNYWNALVDANSGEIVSKDNLNLSCNFHSDAYSGESMVSNDVESSNLQKNTFLKLADNASYNVFPLPIEAPTFGNRSIVSNPWILASSPEGWHSTGATSFTTTRGNNVYAYEDTANINQPGFSPDGGINRNFDFPFSINGTPAFNRSAAITNLFYINNKVHDIFYQFGFTESARNFQQNNFGKGGNGNDYVLAESQDGGSLSNANFTTPSDGNRPVMQMYIWSTVNRYVFYNAPVTAIPRIPQASPAQFGSQLNGTGVTSDVVLAAVINGCSALPAGSLAGKIGLIERGGASGCTFASKVKNAQNAGAIAAIIYNNPTATNFPSSMGGTDATITIPSVLITNDEGEFVKTQLNNSVTVNITLKSDPATVITPDGSFDNGIITHEYGHGISNRLTGNGYTCLLKSASKEQMGEGWSDFFALMLTNKPGDNANVPRSVGTYASGQSTTGTGLRPAKYSPDFSINNYTYGKTNGMEIEEDGEIVPDVHSIGFIWASMLWDLHWQYAAKYGYSSDVLANKNSGSARVLQLVTDALKLQACNPTFIDGRNAILSAEMLTTKGEDRCMIWKTFAKRGLGLNALAGNKMNINDQKEDFSIPKDCTDGNSNIAIDKSLISIYPIPAKDEFFIYLKDFTIGNLHLQIYDMSGKLIMSENRSSQDSRIPVSTKDFENGVYVVKLQGIGVDISSRIIVKK; encoded by the coding sequence ATGAATTGCATTTTTATTAATAAATTGAAGGCTGGAAATGTGAAAATTCTATTTGCGTTTTTTATTTTGTTTCCTTATTTCATATTTTCTCAGCAACAGAAGAGGTTGATATCCAATTATATTCTTACAAAACAAAGTAAGGATTTTAAAAAAGCAGATTTAAGAGATTTTGAAATCGATAATATAGATTCATCTGAATCTTTAAAAGGAGAAATTGTAAAAATTCAACAAAAATTTAAAGGTTATCCTGTTTATAATGCCGTAGGAACAGCGATCATTAAAGGTGATAAAATTGTATATTTTTCAGATTCTTTTGTGAAAAACTATATTGTTTCGACTTCAGAAACGGCAATGCTCAACAAAGAAAAAGCACTTGAGAATATTGCTGAAGCTTTAGGGAAAGCAGAAATTAAAAACTTTCAGATTCTTGAAAACTCGCTTTCAGAATCGAATCAGAAAAATTTCACGAAGCAAAGATTGATGTTTGTTGATGTGAATGATAATTTAAGACTTGCCTACGAATTCTCTTTTCAAGAACCAAATTCTACAAATTATTGGAATGCTTTAGTAGATGCCAATTCTGGCGAAATTGTTTCAAAAGACAACCTGAATTTATCCTGCAATTTTCATTCAGATGCGTATTCCGGAGAATCTATGGTTTCAAATGATGTAGAATCATCAAATCTTCAAAAAAATACTTTTCTAAAACTTGCAGATAATGCGAGTTACAATGTTTTTCCACTGCCGATAGAAGCGCCAACTTTTGGCAATCGGTCTATTGTTTCAAATCCTTGGATTTTAGCTTCTTCACCGGAAGGGTGGCATTCTACAGGAGCAACAAGTTTTACAACGACAAGAGGAAATAATGTATATGCTTACGAAGATACTGCAAATATAAACCAGCCAGGATTTTCTCCTGATGGAGGTATAAACAGAAATTTTGATTTCCCTTTTTCGATTAACGGAACTCCTGCGTTTAATAGAAGTGCTGCAATTACAAATCTATTTTATATTAATAATAAAGTACATGATATTTTTTACCAGTTCGGATTTACAGAATCTGCAAGAAATTTTCAACAGAATAATTTTGGTAAAGGAGGAAATGGAAATGATTATGTTTTGGCAGAATCTCAAGATGGAGGCTCTTTAAGCAATGCCAATTTTACAACACCTTCCGACGGAAACAGACCTGTGATGCAAATGTATATTTGGTCAACGGTCAATAGATATGTTTTTTATAATGCTCCTGTAACGGCAATTCCGAGAATTCCTCAGGCGAGTCCAGCTCAGTTTGGTTCACAGCTTAATGGAACAGGTGTTACGAGCGATGTTGTTTTAGCTGCTGTAATTAATGGCTGTTCCGCTTTACCTGCAGGATCTTTAGCCGGGAAAATAGGATTGATTGAAAGAGGAGGAGCTTCAGGCTGTACATTTGCTTCAAAAGTAAAAAATGCCCAAAATGCCGGTGCAATTGCTGCGATTATTTATAATAATCCTACGGCGACTAATTTTCCTTCTTCAATGGGCGGAACTGATGCAACAATAACGATACCTTCCGTTCTGATTACAAATGATGAAGGTGAATTTGTTAAAACACAACTCAATAATTCAGTAACGGTAAATATCACGTTAAAAAGTGATCCTGCAACCGTAATTACTCCCGATGGAAGTTTTGACAACGGAATTATTACTCATGAATACGGACACGGAATTTCAAACAGATTAACAGGAAACGGTTACACTTGTCTTTTAAAATCCGCAAGTAAAGAACAAATGGGCGAAGGTTGGTCAGATTTTTTTGCATTAATGTTGACCAATAAACCCGGTGATAATGCGAACGTTCCGAGAAGTGTGGGAACCTATGCAAGTGGACAATCTACAACCGGAACCGGATTGAGACCGGCAAAATATTCTCCCGATTTTTCTATTAATAATTATACGTATGGAAAAACAAACGGAATGGAAATCGAGGAAGATGGCGAAATCGTTCCCGATGTACACAGTATAGGATTTATTTGGGCATCAATGCTTTGGGATCTTCATTGGCAATATGCTGCGAAATATGGTTATTCCTCTGATGTTTTAGCTAACAAAAACAGTGGAAGCGCACGAGTTTTACAACTTGTAACAGATGCATTAAAACTGCAGGCTTGTAATCCTACCTTTATTGACGGACGAAATGCAATATTATCTGCAGAAATGTTGACTACTAAAGGAGAAGATCGATGTATGATCTGGAAAACTTTTGCCAAAAGAGGTTTAGGTTTAAATGCTTTGGCTGGAAATAAAATGAATATCAATGATCAGAAAGAAGATTTTTCAATTCCTAAAGATTGTACAGATGGAAACTCAAATATTGCGATAGATAAAAGCTTGATATCGATTTATCCTATTCCTGCCAAAGATGAATTCTTTATTTATTTAAAAGATTTTACCATCGGAAATCTTCATTTGCAGATTTATGATATGTCTGGAAAATTAATTATGTCAGAAAACAGATCTTCACAGGATTCAAGAATTCCTGTTTCTACAAAAGATTTTGAAAATGGAGTATATGTTGTAAAGCTACAGGGAATAGGAGTTGACATCAGTTCAAGGATAATTGTTAAGAAATAA